The sequence CCGCGTTCCGACGAATTCCGCGCGAACGCCGCGGCGCTCGAGGCGCTCGTTGCCGACTTGCGCGAGAAAATCGACCGGCTCGCGCTCGGCGGCGGTCAGGCCGCGCGCGACAAGCATCTGTCGCGCGGCAAGCTGCTGCCGCGCGATCGGATCGCGCAACTGCTCGATCCGGGCACGCCGTTCCTCGAGCTGTCGCAGCTCGCCGCGTACGGGATGTACAACGACGATGCGCCGGGCGCGGGCCTCATCACCGGCATCGGCCGGATCGCCGGCCGCGAGTGCGTGATCGTCTGCAACGACGCGACGGTCAAGGGCGGCACCTACTATCCGGTCACGGTGAAGAAGCACGTGCGCGCGCAGGAGATCGCGGCCGAGAACCGGCTGCCGTGCGTGTACCTCGTCGATTCGGGCGGCGCGAACCTGCCGAATCAGGACGATGTGTTCCCCGATCGAGACCACTTCGGCCGGATCTTCTTCAACCAGGCGAACCTGTCGGCCGCGGGCATCGCGCAGATCGCGGTCGTGATGGGCTCGTGCACCGCGGGCGGCGCGTACGTGCCCGCGATGAGCGACGAGTCGATCATCGTTCGTAACCAGGGGACGATCTTTCTCGGCGGCCCGCCGCTCGTGAAGGCCGCCACCGGCGAGGAAGTGAGCGCCGAGGATCTCGGCGGCGGCGACGTGCACACGCGCTTGTCCGGCGTTGCCGATCATCTCGCGCAAAACGATGCGCACGCGCTCGCGCTCGCGCGCGCGATCGTCGGCAACCTGGGCGCGCGCGGCGGCGCGGCGCCCGCGATGCGCGAGCCGCTGCCGCCGCGCTACGACGCGCGGAGCGTGTACGGGGTGATTCCCGCCGACACGCGCAAGCCGTTCGACGTGCGCGAGGTGATCGCGCGCATCGTCGACGATTCGGCGTTCGACGAATTCAAGGCGCGCTACGGCACGACGCTCGTCACGGGCTTCGCGCACATCTGGGGGCAGCCGGTCGGCATCGTCGCGAACAACGGCATTCTGTTCTCCGAATCGGCGACGAAGGGCGCGCACTTCATCGAGCTGTGCTGCCAGCGCAAGATCGCGCTCGTGTTCCTGCAGAACATCACGGGCTTCATGGTCGGGCGCAAGTACGAGAACGAGGGCATCGCGCGCCACGGCGCGAAGATGGTGACGGCCGTGTCGACCGCGAAGGTGCCGAAGTTCACGGTGATCATCGGCGGCTCGTTCGGCGCGGGCAACTACGGGATGTGCGGCCGCGCGTTCGGCCCGCGCTTTCTGTGGATGTGGCCGAACGCGCGGATCTCGGTGATGGGCGGCGAGCAGGCGGCGTCGGTGCTCGCGACCGTGCGCCGCGACGAGATCGAGGCGAAGGGCGGCGAATGGTCGGCGCAGGATGAAGAGGCGTTCAAGCAGCCGATCCGCGACCAGTACGAGCGCCAGGGCCATCCGTATTACGCGAGCGCGCGCCTCTGGGACGACGGCGTGATCGACCCCGCTCAGACGCGCGACGTGCTGGGCCTCGCGCTTGCCGCCGCGCGAAACGCGCCGATCGAGGACACGCGGTTCGGCGTGTTCCGGATGTGATGCCTGCCTAGGAGCCGACGATGCGCTACGAAACGATCGAAGTGACCGACGACGGCCGCGTCGCGACCGTCACGCTCGCGCGCCCCGACGTGCGCAACGCGTTCAACGAGACGATGATCGCCGAGCTCACGACCGCGTTCGACCGCATCGACGCGCAGCCGTCGCTGCGCGCGGTCGTGCTCGCCGCGCGCGGCCCCGCGTTCTGCGCGGGCGCGGATCTGAACTGGATGAAGAAGATGGCGGGCTTCTCCGACGACGAGAACCGCGCCGACGCGCGCCGGCTCGCGCGCATGCTCGACGCGATCTATCGCTGCGCGAAGCCCGTGATCGCGCGCGTGCACGGCGACGCGTACGCGGGCGGCGTCGGGCTCGTCGCCGCGTGCGACATCGCGCTTGCCGCCGAGGACGTGAAATTCTGCCTGTCCGAGGCGCGCCTCGGGCTGATACCGGCGACGATCGCGCCGTACGTCGTGCGCGCGATGGGCGAGCGCGCGGCGCGCCGCTATTTCGCGACGGCCGAGGCGTTCGACTGCGCGAAGGCCGCGCAGCTCGGCTTCGTGCACGAGCGCGTGCCGGCCGATGCGCTCGACGCGAGCGTCGCGAAGCTCGCCGATGCGCTGTGCGCGAACGGCCCGCAGGCGGTGCGTGCATGCAAGGCGCTCGTGCGCGACGTCGCGGGGCGCGCGCTCGACGCCGCGCTGATCGAGCAGACCGCCGACTGGATCGCGAAGGCGCGCGCGGGCGCGGAGGCGCGCGAGGGCGTCGCGTCGTTCCTGGAAAAGCGCACGCCGTCGTGGCGCGCGTGACTTCGTCGCCGGCCGCCCGCATCGCCGTCGCCGCCCGTCGCCGCCCGTCGCCGCGTTTCCCGACGTTCGCGACCTTCGCGACCTTCGCGGCGGCGCGCGGCGCGAGCCGTGACGAGGCACGCCGCGCGGCGCATGCGCCGAACCGAACCCGTTATCGATTTCCCGATTCCTGACCCATCATGTTCGACAAGATCCTGATCGCCAATCGCGGCGAAATCGCCTGCCGGGTCGCCGCGACCTGCCGACGTCTCGGCATCGCGAGCGTCGCGGTCTATTCGGATGCCGACGCGCATGCGAAACATGTCGCCGCGTGCGACGAGGCCGTGCACATCGGCGGCGCGGCGGCCGCCGACAGCTACCTGCGGATCGAGCGCATCATCGACGCCGCGCGCGCGACCGGCGCGCAGGCGATCCACCCGGGCTACGGCTTCCTGTCCGAGAACGAAGACTTCGCGCGCGCGTGCGAGGACGCGGGCATCGTGTTCGTCGGGCCGCCCGTCGAGGCGATCGCCGCGATGGGCTCGAAGGCGGCGGCGAAGGCGCTGATGCACGCGGCCGCCGTGCCGCTCGTGCCCGGCTATTACGGCGACGATCAGTCCCCCGAACTGCTGCAGCGCGAAGCGGACCGCATCGGCTACCCGGTGCTGCTGAAGGCGAGCGCGGGCGGCGGCGGCAAGGGGATGCGCGTCGTCGAGCGCGCGGCCGATTTCGCGGCGGCGCTCGCGTCGTGCCAGCGCGAGGCGGCGGCGAGCTTCGGCAACGACCGCGTGCTGATCGAGAAGTACCTGCAGCGGCCGCGCCACGTCGAAGTGCAGGTGTTCGGCGACACGTACGGCAACGCGGTCTATCTGTTCGACCGCGATTGCTCGGTGCAGCGCCGCCACCAGAAAGTGCTCGAGGAGGCGCCCGCGCCGGGCCTCGCGGACGCGCTGCGGCAGGCGATGGGCGAGGCGGCCGTCGCGGCCGCGCGCGCGGTCGGCTATGTCGGCGCGGGCACCGTCGAATTCATCATGACGGGCGACGCGTTCTACTTCATGGAGATGAACACGCGCCTGCAGGTCGAGCATCCGGTCACGGAAATGGTGACGGGGCTCGATCTCGTCGAATGGCAGTTGCGCGTCGCGGCGGGCGAGCCGTTGCCGCTGCGGCAGCCGGAGCTGCACGTGCGCGGGCACGCGATCGAGGCGCGCCTGTATGCGGAGCATCCGGCGCGCGGCTTCCTGCCGTCGACCGGGCGCCTCAAGCATTTGCGCTTTCCGGCGGGCGCCGAATTCGCCGCGGGCGCGGCCGTGCGGATCGACAGCGGCGTGCGCGAGGGCGATGCGATCACGCCGTTCTACGATCCGATGATTGCGAAGCTGATCGTGCACGCCGACACGCGCGCGCAGGCGCTCGCGACGCTCGGCCGCGCGCTGCGCGAATGCGAGGTGGTCGGCCTGCACACGAACGCGGAATTCCTGCAGCGGATCGTCGCGAGCCGGCCGTTCGCCGACGCGGATCTCGACACCGGCCTGATCGAGCGCCATCGCGACGCGCTGTTCGCGCCGCGGCCCGCGCCCGCGGCGGCGCTCGGCCTCGCGTGCGCGGCGCTGTTCGCGCGCGAGCAGGCGGGCGCGGGCGGTGTGGCGTCGCCGTGGGCCGCGCTGCCGAACTGGCGGCTGAACGCCGGCTATCGGCGCACGATCGAATGGCGCGCGCTCGACGACGACACGGCGCTCGAAGTCCGCTACCTGGAGCACGGCGGCGCGCAGTCGCTCGAAATCGGCGGCGTCGCGCAGCCGTTCGCGTGGTCGCGCGGTGCGGGGCCGCTCGATTTCGACGTGACGCTCGGCGGCGTGCGCGCGAGCGGGCGCGTGCACGTGGACGGCGACACCTTCCACGTGTTCTGCCAGGGCGTCGCGCGCGCGTTCGAGTGGCGCAACCTGCTCGCGCACGCGGCCGATTCGACGGAAGGCGAGGGCTGGCTCACCGCGCCGATGCCGGGCAAGGTGATCGCGGTGCTCGTCGAGCCGGGGCGCAAGGTCGAGCAGGGCGATCCGTTGATCGTGATGGAGGCGATGAAGATGGAGCACACGATCGGCGCGCCGGCGGCGGGCGTCGTCGCCGAGGTGCTGTACGCGGTCGGCGATCAGGTCGCGGACGGCGCGCAACTGCTCGTGATGGGGCCGGCCTGAGCGGCGCGCGCGGCGTACGCGGCGTACGTTAACGATATCTGACAGTCCGGCGAAGGGATGTCCGCTAGACTCGGATTCTGGTGCGAGCGGCGGCGCCGCGCGTGCGCTACACTGCGTCATTCCCTTCCCTCCTGCATGCAATGACACCCCCTGTCGATTTGAACGGCCTGCGCATCGGTATCACGATCGGCCTGCGCGAGCCGAACGAGAGCCTTTGGATCAACGGCATCAAGCAGAACGCGCTGTTTCTCGCGAAGCTGCTGATGAAGTCGTCGCGCGGCTATCGGGTGACGATCGTCAACACGACCGACGTACCGATCACCGACGCGTTGCCGTGGGACCGCCGAATATTCGATACCCGCTCGTTCGCCGACGTGAAGGATTCGCTCGACGTGCTGATCGAGCTCGGCGGCCAGATCGACGGCGAGCAGACCGCGTACCTGAAGGCGCGCGGCGTGAAGCTCGTCAGCTACTGCTGCGGCTTCGAGTACATCCATGCGACGCAATCGATCCTGTTCGGCCGCAGGATGTGGGATACGCTGTTCATCAACCGCGGCTACGACGAGATCTGGGCGATTCCGCAGATCGCGCCGTCGTCGCTGCCGTTCCTGCAATCGTTGCGGCGCAGCCCGGGGCGCGTCGTGCCGTTCGTCTGGGATCCGATGTTCCTCGGCGAGCGCACGCGTCTGTTGCCCGAGCGCGGCGAGTATCGGCCGAGCGGCAAGCGCGCGAAGCGGCTCACGGTGATGGAGCCGAACCACGACGTCGTCAAGTTCTGCGTGTATCCGATGCTGATCATCGACGAAGCGTACCGGCGCGAGCCGGACGCGATCGCGTTCGCGCACGTGACGAACGCCGAGCGGCTCGCGCACGACAGCCCGGAATTCGTGATGCTGATGAATTATCTGGAGATCGTCCGCGCGAGCAAGGCGAGCTTCGTCGGCCGTTTCGATACGCCGACGTTCCTCGCCGAGCATACGGACGTCGTCGTGTCCCACCAGTGGGAGAACCCGCTCAACTACTTCTATTTCGACGTGTGCTGGCAGGGCTATCCGCTCGTTCACAACGCGCATCTCGTGCCGGACATCGGCTACTACTATCCGGACAACGACGTGCAGACGGGCGCGGAAGTGCTGATGCGCGTGCTGCGCGAGCATGACGACGATTGGGAAGGCTATGCGGCGCGGCAGCGCAGCCTGCTGCGCCGCTATACGTCGAAGAATCCGACGCTCGTCGCCGAATACGACACGCTGCTCGCGAATCTCGTCAACGACCGGCGCTGACGCGCCGCGCGCGTGCGCGTGCGCTTGCGCCGGCGGCGTGGCGCCGCGCGCTCGGTCGGCGGTTGCCGCTCGCGTGCGCGCCCGGCGCGCGCATCGCACCGCACGAGCGCATGCACTGCGCCGCGCCTGCCGCGCGTCCGGTCTATTGTCCGGCGAGGGACGGCGCGACGCCTCGCCGCCGCCGCGGCGCATACGAGACGAGGCGCCGCCGGCCGTCGCTCTCCTGCCGCAAGCTCCGCTTCTCGAGCACGACGTTGCCGCGTTGCCGCGCCGTCGTGCAATCGACGTTCGCGTACAGCCCATTCGACAGGTCCGTCGCATGCGTGAAGCGGCTCAGCATGATGTCCGACCCGACCCGACCCGCCGCGCGAGCGCGCCGAGCGGCGCGCGCAGCCGGCGCGTGCGGCGGCGAAGCGCTGCTCGGTGGACGGCTCCTGACGCAGGCGGCGCAGTCGTTCCCCGCGTCGTCGAAACGGCCTTCGTCGATCCGCCTCCGCACGTTTTCGGCGCTTCGCAGCACCGCGTCGGGGGATGGGCTCGTCTGCGCGTGAGCGAGCGCGGCCGCGGCCGGCAGTGCGCCGGCCGCCGTGCATCGAGCGACGAATGTGTGCAAGTGGCCTCCCGGCCGAAGCGGGGCGACGCGCTGCGGCGCGGCCCGACTCACCGGTACAGCGCGGCGATCGCCTCCGTATAGGCGGCGACGTTCTGCGCGTTGTAGATGCTGACCGAATCGAGCACGTGCCGCGACTGCTCGCGATACGCGTCGAGGTTCGCGTCGTGCTCGCGGAACGCCTTCAGCAACTGGCGGCCGCCTTCCTGGCAGTCGAAATCCGGATAGAAATAGCCGGCGCGGCCGAGGGACGGCGAATTGTGAACGAGGGGATAGTCGCCGTACAGCAACTCGTAGTACAGATAGTTCTGCGCGTTTTCCCACGTGTGCGACACGACCGCGTCGCCGTACGCGGCCATGAACTCGTAGACCGCGAAGCGCCCCTCGAACGTCGTGAGCCCATGGTCGACGATGTCGAGGCTGCGCGCGAAGTGCACGAACGTCGTGTGTTCCTTCATGTGCAGCGTGTTGCACACGCGTACGAATTCGACGAAATCCGGCTGCGCGCGATACGCCTCCTCGGCGACGAGCATCGGCACGATGCTCGTCTTCACCATGCAGATGTTCGGCTCGAACATCGTCACGCGCCAGCGCGGCCTGCCCGGCTTGTAGCCGAATTCGAGGCCCGGGCCGAGCGTCGCGCGCGCCTTGTCGAACAGGAGCGGATGCCAGATGTGCGGAACGATCGTCACCGGGCTGCGCAGCCCCGATTCGAGATAGTGCCCGCACGAGTGCTCGAACTCGGGGATCGTCCACACGCCGTCGTAGCGCGCGCCCGAGAACAGGAAGCCGGACGGCTTGTCGAAGATCGCGCGCTCGATGTCGATCACGTAATCGTTGCCCACGCGCATCGTCACGACCTTGCCGCCGCGCCGCTGATACTCGGCGAGCCAGCCGGCGTTGAACTGCGCGCTCATTTCGATCAGCACGTCGCAGCGCGTCATCGCCTCGTCCATCGAGACGAGCGGCACGTTCCACTCGCCGAGCATCAGCTGCGGATCGGCATCGCTCGTGCCGCCGTTGACCATCACCGCTTCGGCGACGAGCGGCGACTGGCGCAGCAGCAGCACGAGCAGCAGGCAGTTCTGGAAGATGCCGTTCTCCCACAGCGACTGGCCGGCGCTGCGCACGAACAGCGACACGCCGACGACGAGACGCTTGCCGCCGTTGGGCACGTCACGGGCGGTGGTTTCTGACATGCGTTTTTCTCCGGGAAGGGCTCAGGCGAACAGACGCGCGACGTACGCGTCGAGGTTGCGGCGATTGTCGATCGACACGCCTTGCAGCAGCGCGTCGGCATGGCGGCGATAGTCGTCGAGATGCGCGTCGTGATGGCGCCACGCGTGCTGCAGCGCGCGGCCGCCCGCCGCGGAATCGAATTCCGGGTAGTAGTAGCCGGCGTCGCCGAGCATCGGCGAGTTGTGCACGAGCGGGTAGCCGCCGTACAGCACGTCGTAGTACAGATAGTTCTGCGGGTTTTCCCACTGGTGCGAGATCACCGCGTCGCCGTGTTGCGCGAGGAACGACGGCAGATCGATGCGCGGCTCGAAGGTGGCCTTGTGCTCGCGCACGAGATCGAGACTGTTCGCGAAATGGACGAACGTCGGATGCTCCTTCATGTGCAGCGAGTTCACGACGAACAGGTGCTCGACCGCGTCGGGCTGCGCGCGGTGGAACTCGTCCGCGGCGAGCATCGGGTAGTGGCAGGTCTTCACGACCGAGATGTTCGGCTCGAGGATCGACAGCCGCCACTTCGCGCGGCCGGGCGCATAGCCGAAGCGCAGGCCCGCGGCTTCGAGCTCGCGCGCGCGGCGCTCGATGAAGTACGGCGACCAGATGTGCGGCACGACGTGCACCGGCGCGCGCGTGAGCGTGCGCAGCAGCGGCGCGTCGATCTTCTCGGATTTCGGCAGGATCCATACCTCGTCGAACGGCCCGCCGTTGAAGATGTGGCCCGACGGCCGGTTGAACATCGGCGTCTCGGTCAGCCCGCTGTACGTGTGGCCGACGAAGCACACGACGAGCTTCTTGCCGAGCGCCTTCATGTGCTTGAGCCAGTCGACGGGCAGTTGCGCGCCCATCTCGATCACGACGTCGAGCGCGTGCGACACGTCGCGCGGCTGCACGAGCGGCACGTCGAGGCCGCCGAGATCGAGCCCGGCGGGCAACGCTTTCGCGTCGCCGCCGTTCAGGAAGTAGACCGGCCCGATCCGGTCGGACTGCTTGAGCATCATCGCGAGGAACGCAATGTTCTGATGAATGCCGTTTTCCCAGATCGCCTGACCGTCGCGGGCGAACAGCGAGATGCCGACGGCGAGGCGCTTGCCGGGCGCGTCACGCGGCCCGGTTGACGAAGAGCGGATGGAATCGATCACCAGCTATATCCATATCCTGCACCGAAGGTCTTGTTCTGCCCCGACACGCCGATGCCCAGTTTGAGAATGCCGTTGGTTGTCACGTGCGCGCTCGCGCCGAACGCCATCCCCGACTGACCTGCGAAGCGGGCGACGCCGACGGCGACATTGATCGTCTTGCCCGGCTCGACCTGCGGCAGCATCGTCAGCGCGGTGGCGGCCGCGATGCCCTGACGGGCCATCGTATCGGTCTGCTGCAGCGCTTGCTGAGTCTGGGTCAGCTGCGAGCCCAGATTGTTGATCTGGCCCTGCTGGCCCGCCAGAGATTGTGACATAGAAGTGGACAGCGCATTCAACTGGTTGACGTTGACCGCGTCGGTGCCTTCGGTGCCGGCGGCGACGTTCGTGATTTGCCGCTGCTGCGTGGCGCTGCCGACCGAGACGACGTTCGAGCGGCCGCCGTCGGTCGAGTTCGCGCCGAGCGCGACCGAGTTCGAGCCGGCCGTGACGGACGGCGCGGCGGCGTTCGGCGCGCTCATGTCGGCGGCGATGCCCGTGCTCGCCGGCAGCGCGCGGATCACGTTGTTCGTGCTGTTGACGATCGTCGTCGACAGCGACGTGAGCTGCGTGTTGAGGTTGGTCACGCTCGTCGACAGCGACGCGACGCTCGTGTTCGTCGTCGACAGGCCGGTGGACAGCGAGTTCACGTTTGTCGAAGTCGACGTGGACAGCGACGCGACGTTGCTGTTGGTGGTCGACAGGCTGGTGGACAGCGAGCCGACGGCCGTCGAGGTGGACGTGGACAGCGAGGCGACGTTGCTGTTGGTGGTCGACAGGCCGGTGGACAGCGAGCCGATCGAGCTCAGCGCCGACGAGAAGCTCGTCGAGGTCGACGTCGAGAGCGAAGCGATCGAGCTGGTTGTTGACGAGAGGCCGGTCGACGTGGAGGTCGACAGCGAGGCGAGGTTGCTGTCGGTGGTGCTCAGGCCGGTGGACAGCGAGCTGATGCCGGTCGAGGTCGACGTGGACAACGAAGCAACCGTGCTATTGGTCGTCGACAGTCCGGTCGACAGCGAATTGACGCCGCTCTGCGCGGTGCTGATGCCGGAGGAAGCGGACGTTGAAAGCGAGGTCAGCGAGCTGTTCGTGCTGCTCAGGCCGGTTGACAGCGAGGCGACGTTGCTGTTGGTCGTGCTCAGTCCGCTCGAAAGGGAGGTGATCGAGCTGTTGGCCGACGAGAGGCCGGTCGAGGTGGAGGTCGACAGCGACGTGAGATTGCTGTCGGTGGTACTCAAGCCGGTGGACAACGAACTGATGCCGGTCGAGGTCGACGTGGACAACGAAGCAATCGAGCTATTGGCCGAGCCGATGTGACCTGCCCCCTTCGATAGGGCCAATGGGCTTCTAGCAAAGTCCCTTTAAACCAACTCCTGGAAAGCGGCAGGAGCGTCCGCGGTTGCCCGATGTTTCGCCGCAAACTCTGACGGCGCAAGGTAGTTCAGTGCGCTGTGCGGCCTTTGCTCGTTGTAGTCCTGACGCCATGCCGCGATGACTGCCCGAGCGTGCGCGAGCGTCGTGAACCAGTGCTCGTTAAGGCATTCGTCGCGGAACTTGCCGTTGAACGATTCGATGTACGCATTCTGCGTGGGCTTGCCCGCCTGAATCAACTTCAGCGTGACGCCGTTCGCATACGCCCACTGGTCAAGCGCGCGGCTCGTAAATTCGGGTCCCTGGTCTGTTCGCACCGCCTTGGGATAGCCACGGAAGCGAGCTGCACGGTCCAATGCCCGAGCGACATACAAACCTGAGATGCCATGGTCGACGACGATGTCGACAGCCTCTTTCGTGAAATCGTCGACGACGGTCAGGCACTTCACGCGCCGGCCGTTGGAAAGCGCATCCATCACGAAATCGATTGACCATACCTCGTTGGGTGCGCCCGGCAATGCCAGTTGCTCGCGCTCAATCATGACGCCGTGGCGCTTGCGACGGCGCCGCACAGCCAGCCCTGCCTCACGGTACAGGCGATAGATGCGCTTGTGATTGGCGTGCGTGCCTTCGCGTTCCACCAGGGCGTGCAGTCGGCGGTAGCCGAATCGACGACGTTCGTGCGCCAACTTCACCAGACGCGCCGCGAGCACCTCATTCTCGTGGTCCGGCTTCGCGTCGTAATGCAGCACGCTGCGAGAAAGCCCGACAAGCCGGCAGGCGCGGCGCTCGGAGATGTTGACCTTCTCCCGAATCGCCAACACTGCTTCGCGTTTGGCTTGCGGGCTCAGGGCTTTCCCTTGACGACAACCTTCAACGCTTCCATATCGAGCATTGCTTCGGCCAGCAGTTTCTTCAGTCGGGCATTCTCCACCTCGAGGCCCTTGAGCCGGCGGGCTTCCGAGACTTCCATGCCGCCGAACTTCGCGCGCCAGGTGTAGAACGACGCGTCACTGAACCCATGCTTCCTGCACAGTTCCTTGACCGGCATACCGGCCTCGGCTTCCTTCAGAAACCCGATGATTTGCTGTTCCGTAAAGCGCTTCTTCATGTTCGTCTTCTTCTCCGAAAACGAACTTTACTAGACTCCGGCTGGCCCTGTTTGTAGGGGGCAGGTCAGTGGATCTCGGTGAAGACGGATGCGACGTCGCAGTTCCCGAGCGCGGCGTCGCTCGTGACCGATGCGGGCACGCAGGGCACTTGCCCGACGTCCGGGATCTTCATCGCGAAGTAGGCGCGGCGGCGCGCGCCCGATCCGGATCGCCGGGCGGGGGTTCGGACGGGCGATGCAAACGGCGGCGGGCCGCCGGCGCATGCGGTGCGCGCCGCCGGCCGGGCCGAGCGCGCGAGCGCGACGCGGTCGACGCCGGCGTCGGCGCCGCACGGAAATGCCGCGTGAAACGCCGCCAACACTCTCCCCGTTGAATCGGCGGCAGCTTTGCGCGCCGGATACGCCGTCCACCAGGCCGGCGCGGGCGTGCGCGCCGCTTCGCGCCGATACGGGCCGAGTTCCGTCGCGTCGGACAAGCCGAATGAGCCGGGCGAGCTGAGTGAGCTGAGTGAGCTGAGTGAGCTGAGTGAGCTGAGTGAGCTGAGTGAGCTGAATGAGCTGAATGAGCCGGACGAGGCGCGCTCGGGGCTTTCGCGCATCGGACGCTTCATCCGCGCGAGCGCCCCGAACGGATCGACAGCCATTGCGGCGCCGGCGTGCCCGCGCGCGAAAACAAACCGGCGATCGCGTGCGATGCCGGCGATCAGAAAATCGACCGGCCGGTCAGCGTGGTCAACTGTTCGAGCGCCTGAACGCCGGCGACGGAGTTGCCGTTTGCGTCGAGCCCGGGCGACCAGACGCACACGGCCATCTCGCCCGGCAGCACGGCGACGATGCCGCCGCCCACGCCGCTTTTCGCGGGCAGGCCGACGCGATACACGAAATCGCCTGCCGCGTCGTACGTGCCGCATGTCAGCATGAGGGCGGACAGGCGCTTGGCCGAGCTGGCATCGAGAATGCGTTCGCCGGATACGGGCGCAACGCCCGCGTTGGCGAGAAAGAGCGCCGCGGTCGCCAGCTCGATGCAGTTCATCTCGATCGCACACTGGCGGCAATAGGCGTCGATCACCGTCTCGGGCGGCATGTGCAGATTGCCGAAGCTCGCCATGAAGTGCGCCATCGCGCGATTGCGTTCGGCATGGGCGAGCTCGGAGCTCGCGACGCGCAGATCGTAGTCGAGCTCGGCGACGCCTGTCAGACGGCGCATGAACTGGACGAGCGCCGTCTCGGCGCCGACGAAGCGGCGGCACAGGACGTCGGTGACGATCAGCGCCCCCGCATTGATGAACGGATTGCGCGGTATGCCGCGCTCGCTTTCGAGCTGAACGAGCGAGTTGAACGCGTTGCCCGACGGCTCTCGGCCGACTCGTTCCCACAGCGCATCGCCGAGCAACTGGAACGCGAGCGTGCACGCGAACAGCTTCGAGATGCTCTGGATCGAGAAGCGTTCGCGCGCGTCGCCGACCGTGTGGATGCGGCCGTCGAGCGTGACGACGGCCATGCCGAACCGCTCGGCCGGCACTTTCGCGAGTTCGGGGATGTAGTCGGCGACGCGGCCCGCGCCGATCCAGGGCGCGAGTTCGGTGTGGATGCGTTCGAGAATCGGCTGATAATCCATTGAATCGATGCGCGCTGCGCCGCGCGGGTGTGAAGCGAGCCCGTATGGAACCTTCTCGGCGGCGATTCGTCAAGCATCGGCTTGCTGCCGCTACGGTGGCGGTGGTGGTGGCGGTGGCTGCGGCGAAAGAGACGAAAGAGACGAAAGAGACGAAAGAGACGAAAGAGACGAAAGAGACGAAAGAGACGAAAGAGACGAAAGAGACGAAAGAGACGGATAAGGTGGGCAAGGTGGGCAAGGCGGCGATCGTTCAGACCGCGGCCGTTCG is a genomic window of Burkholderia mallei ATCC 23344 containing:
- a CDS encoding DUF2827 domain-containing protein encodes the protein MTPPVDLNGLRIGITIGLREPNESLWINGIKQNALFLAKLLMKSSRGYRVTIVNTTDVPITDALPWDRRIFDTRSFADVKDSLDVLIELGGQIDGEQTAYLKARGVKLVSYCCGFEYIHATQSILFGRRMWDTLFINRGYDEIWAIPQIAPSSLPFLQSLRRSPGRVVPFVWDPMFLGERTRLLPERGEYRPSGKRAKRLTVMEPNHDVVKFCVYPMLIIDEAYRREPDAIAFAHVTNAERLAHDSPEFVMLMNYLEIVRASKASFVGRFDTPTFLAEHTDVVVSHQWENPLNYFYFDVCWQGYPLVHNAHLVPDIGYYYPDNDVQTGAEVLMRVLREHDDDWEGYAARQRSLLRRYTSKNPTLVAEYDTLLANLVNDRR
- a CDS encoding carboxyl transferase domain-containing protein — translated: MPIIESKLNPRSDEFRANAAALEALVADLREKIDRLALGGGQAARDKHLSRGKLLPRDRIAQLLDPGTPFLELSQLAAYGMYNDDAPGAGLITGIGRIAGRECVIVCNDATVKGGTYYPVTVKKHVRAQEIAAENRLPCVYLVDSGGANLPNQDDVFPDRDHFGRIFFNQANLSAAGIAQIAVVMGSCTAGGAYVPAMSDESIIVRNQGTIFLGGPPLVKAATGEEVSAEDLGGGDVHTRLSGVADHLAQNDAHALALARAIVGNLGARGGAAPAMREPLPPRYDARSVYGVIPADTRKPFDVREVIARIVDDSAFDEFKARYGTTLVTGFAHIWGQPVGIVANNGILFSESATKGAHFIELCCQRKIALVFLQNITGFMVGRKYENEGIARHGAKMVTAVSTAKVPKFTVIIGGSFGAGNYGMCGRAFGPRFLWMWPNARISVMGGEQAASVLATVRRDEIEAKGGEWSAQDEEAFKQPIRDQYERQGHPYYASARLWDDGVIDPAQTRDVLGLALAAARNAPIEDTRFGVFRM
- a CDS encoding enoyl-CoA hydratase/isomerase family protein, which produces MRYETIEVTDDGRVATVTLARPDVRNAFNETMIAELTTAFDRIDAQPSLRAVVLAARGPAFCAGADLNWMKKMAGFSDDENRADARRLARMLDAIYRCAKPVIARVHGDAYAGGVGLVAACDIALAAEDVKFCLSEARLGLIPATIAPYVVRAMGERAARRYFATAEAFDCAKAAQLGFVHERVPADALDASVAKLADALCANGPQAVRACKALVRDVAGRALDAALIEQTADWIAKARAGAEAREGVASFLEKRTPSWRA
- a CDS encoding acetyl/propionyl/methylcrotonyl-CoA carboxylase subunit alpha, translating into MFDKILIANRGEIACRVAATCRRLGIASVAVYSDADAHAKHVAACDEAVHIGGAAAADSYLRIERIIDAARATGAQAIHPGYGFLSENEDFARACEDAGIVFVGPPVEAIAAMGSKAAAKALMHAAAVPLVPGYYGDDQSPELLQREADRIGYPVLLKASAGGGGKGMRVVERAADFAAALASCQREAAASFGNDRVLIEKYLQRPRHVEVQVFGDTYGNAVYLFDRDCSVQRRHQKVLEEAPAPGLADALRQAMGEAAVAAARAVGYVGAGTVEFIMTGDAFYFMEMNTRLQVEHPVTEMVTGLDLVEWQLRVAAGEPLPLRQPELHVRGHAIEARLYAEHPARGFLPSTGRLKHLRFPAGAEFAAGAAVRIDSGVREGDAITPFYDPMIAKLIVHADTRAQALATLGRALRECEVVGLHTNAEFLQRIVASRPFADADLDTGLIERHRDALFAPRPAPAAALGLACAALFAREQAGAGGVASPWAALPNWRLNAGYRRTIEWRALDDDTALEVRYLEHGGAQSLEIGGVAQPFAWSRGAGPLDFDVTLGGVRASGRVHVDGDTFHVFCQGVARAFEWRNLLAHAADSTEGEGWLTAPMPGKVIAVLVEPGRKVEQGDPLIVMEAMKMEHTIGAPAAGVVAEVLYAVGDQVADGAQLLVMGPA
- a CDS encoding DUF2827 domain-containing protein, with the protein product MSETTARDVPNGGKRLVVGVSLFVRSAGQSLWENGIFQNCLLLVLLLRQSPLVAEAVMVNGGTSDADPQLMLGEWNVPLVSMDEAMTRCDVLIEMSAQFNAGWLAEYQRRGGKVVTMRVGNDYVIDIERAIFDKPSGFLFSGARYDGVWTIPEFEHSCGHYLESGLRSPVTIVPHIWHPLLFDKARATLGPGLEFGYKPGRPRWRVTMFEPNICMVKTSIVPMLVAEEAYRAQPDFVEFVRVCNTLHMKEHTTFVHFARSLDIVDHGLTTFEGRFAVYEFMAAYGDAVVSHTWENAQNYLYYELLYGDYPLVHNSPSLGRAGYFYPDFDCQEGGRQLLKAFREHDANLDAYREQSRHVLDSVSIYNAQNVAAYTEAIAALYR